CTCCGCCGGGTTCAAGGCGGAGGCGGTCGCACTGTACGAGCCGCGGCCGGAAGCGACGGTCGAGCAGGTCGCCGCGGGCCTGGGAATCGACGTGGAGACGCTGTGGAACTGGATCCGGGCGGCCGGCTCCGGCCGCTCGCGGGGCCGCCGTCCGACCACCCCGTCTTCAGCCCCGGTAGTGCCGTCGGCGCTGGAAGCCGAGGTCACCGCCCGCGCCAGGAGAGCGCCGAGCTGAATGTGGGCAAGCACGGAAGTGCGTACCTGGTGGCCGCAGTACGACGTGCAGGCCCGGCACGGCGGACGGAAACGGCTGCGGCGCCCGGGACGCGGGGCTGTCGATTTCGTTTGTACCGTGTTCCACCTGGCCGAACAGCCGGAGCAGGCGCTGGTGATCTCTTCAGACGACCGGCAACCGGCCATGTGAGCTCTGTCAACTACTCGTGCTGCGTGGCTTCGCGCCTCCCTTGTGGTGAGCCGGTCGAGTGTGTGCCGCACCGGTGGCCGGGGCGCGGCCCGCCCCGTGTCGTGGTGCCGGGCGGGTTTCCTCGGCCCGGTGGCCGACCGGGGCCGGGCTTGGACGGTTTCGGCGCACCGGCCGGGGCCTTGGCCCAAGTCCCCTCAGCCACTACAAACGCCAGGCCAGACCCCATGCCTGGGATTGCAGTACTAGGCGGACGCGCGGCGTACCAGGGTCGTGGGCAGGACGACGCTGGCGGCGGGCGCCGTCGTGGCCGCGTTGCGGGCCCGGCCGGCCAGGTCGCGCAGCAGGAGACGGGCCATCAGCCGGCCCATCTCCTCTATGCCCTGGCGGACCGTGGTCAGGGGCGGGTCGGCCTGCTCGGTGACCGGCACCATGTCGTCGAAGCCGATCACGGCCACGTCCTCGGGCACGCGCCGTCCGTGCGCGCGCAGCGCGCGCAGCGCGCCGAGCGCGGTGAGGTCGTTGGCGGCGAAGACCGCGTCCACGTCCGGGCAGCGGCCGAGCAGGGCGTGCATGGCGTGTTCGCCGCCGTCCGGCGTGAAGTCGCTCTCCACGACGAGCCGGGGGTCGGTGTCGCCCATCACGTCCCGGTAGCCGTCGAGCCGGTCCGCCGCCGAGGTCTGGTCCAGCGGGCCGGTGATGTGCGCGATCCGGGTCCGGCCGAGGCCCACCAGGTGGCGTACGGCCTCCCGCGCCCCGCCCCGGTTGTCGCTGTCGACGTACAGGGGGGTGCGGGTGCCGTCGCCCCAGTCGGGCCGGCCGCCGAACACGGTGGGCACGCCCGCCTCCTGGATGAGCCCGGGCAGCGGGTCGTCGAGGTGCAGGGAGAAGACGAGCGCGCCGTCGACGTGGCCCCCGGCCAGATAGCGGGCCACGCGGGCGTGGTCGTCGCGGCCCTCGGTCAGCAGCAGCACGAGCTGGTTGTCGTGGGCGGTCAGCTCCTTGCTGATGCCGCGCAGCTGGAGCGCGAAGAAGGGGTCGGCGAAGACCCGGGTCTCGGGTTCGGCGATGACGACCGCGATCGCGTCGTGGCGCCGGGTGACGAGGCTGCGCGCGGCCTGGTTGGGGACGTACCCCAGTTCCTCCACCGCCTGTCTGACCCGGGCGACGAGGGTCTCCCTGACTCCGTCCCCGCCGTTGACGACCCGGGACGCGGTGGCCCGGGACACCCCGGCCCGCGCGGCCACGGCCTCCAGCGTGGGACGCGACACTGCCTCGGTCACTTCGGGACTCCTCCTGGGGGGCTGCGGCCAGGATAACCGTGGCGGCCCGCGCGCCTCAGGAAGTCCGCGGGTCCGCGGGCACGGCCCGGCTGCGCCGCCGGCGCCCCGACCGCACCCCGAGGAGCCGCACCCCCGCCGGGCCGGCGGAGCCGGTGCGCCACGGCCCCGCGGAGGACCGCGGCGAGGAGGACCGCGACCGCCGACCCGGCCGGGCGCCGGCCGGTCTCACGGCTCCAGCAGGACCTTGATCGCGCCGTCCTGCTTGCGCTGGAACATCTCGTACGCGCGCGGCGCCTCGGCGAGCGGCAGCCGGTGCGTGGCGAAGTCCTCGACGCCGAGCGGGTCCTCCTCGGTGAGGTAGGGCATGATCTCGTCGCTCCACCGGCGGACGTTGGCCTGCCCCATCCGCAGCTGGATCTGCTTGTCGAACAGGGTGAGCATCGGCATCGGGTCGGCCATGCCGCCGTAGACGCCGCTGAGGGAGATCGTGCCGCCGCGCCGGACCAGCTCGATGGCCGTGTACAGGGCGGCGAGCCGGTCGATGCTGAAGCGTTCGGCGAACGGCGCGCTGAGCTGGCGGGGCATGATCGAGGTGGCCTGCTGGGCGAGCTTGGCGACGGCGCTGCCGTGCGCCTCGGTGCCCACGGCGTCGATCACGGAGTCCGGGCCCCGGCCGCCGGTCGCGTCACGGATCGCGTTGACGAGCGCCTTGTCGTCGTCGAAGGCCCTCAGGTCGTAGGTGCGCACACCGCGCCGGTTCGCCCGGGCCAGCCGCTCGGGCACCAGGTCGATGCCGAAGACCTGCTCGACGCCGCGGGCCAGGGCGACCCGGCAGGCCATCTCGCCGATCGGCCCGAGACCGAGCACGGCGAGGCTGCCGCCGGGCGGGACGGCGGCGTACTCCACGGCCTGCCAGGCGGTGGGCAGGACGTCGGACAGGTAGACGAAGCGGTCGTCCGGCGGCCCCTCGGGGACCTTGATCGGACCGAACTGCGCCTGCGGCACCCGCAGGTACTGCGCCTGGGCGCCGGGCACCGCGCCGTACAGGCGGGTGTAGCCGAACAGGGCGGCGCCCATGTGCTCACCGGTGACCTGGGTGGTCTCGCACTGGGTGGGCAGACCGGCGGAGCACATGAAGCAGTGCCCGCAGGCGATCTGGAACGGCACCACGACCCGGTCGCCCGGCCGCAGGTTCGTCACCTCGGAGCCGACCTCCTCGACGATGCCCATCGGCTCGTGGCCGAGGATGTCACCCGGCGTCATGAACGGCGTGAGCACCTCGTACAGGTGGAGGTCCGAGCCGCACAGGCCGGTGGACGTGATGCGGATGACGGCGTCGGTGGGCTCCTCGATCCGCGGGTCGGGGACGTCCTCCACCCGCACGTCGCGCTTGCCCTGCCAGGTGACTGCCTTCATGAATCGCGCTCCCTTGGTCGCGTGCGCGCCGTTCGCCCCTGGCGCGTCCGGTTTGCGGTGGCGCCCGGGTACCCGCCCGCGCCCGCGCCGAACCGGCCGGCGCCCACGACGGGCCCGCGCCGCGCCGCGGGCGCCCGCGCGGCCCTCCGGCCGGGTGGCGGGGGCCGGGCCGGACCCCCGCCCCGGTGGGCCGTTCGGCCCCGTCCGGAGACGATCACCGTGCACGGGTACGTCCTCGACGGCGCGGGCGAGCCGCCGCCCGCCGCACGCGTGGAGCTGTGGGGTCCGGCCCCGGACGGCACGGTCCCGCGAGTGGACGGCTCCCTCCGGCGCACCCGGCCACGGGCGGCCGTCTGGGCCGCAACGGCGTGGAGTCCACCGGCTGGGGACGCTGCCGGACGGACGCGAACGGGCACTGGTGCGCCCGCACTCCGCGGCCCGGGGCGCGCGGCCGCAGTGCCCCCTGCCTGAGCGCGTGCGTGTTCGCGCGCGGTCTGCTCACGCACCTGTTCACCCGTGTCCGCCTGCCGGGCGACGCGGCGGCGCTCGCCGTCGGCCCGTTGCTCGTCCGGGCGGGCGAGCGGCGCGGCACACTGCGCCGGGAGGACCCCGCGACCCCGCCCGCGCACCCGCGGGAGATCGCGGACGCGGTGCCCGGCGCCACGCTCGTGGAGCTGCCCGGCGCCTCCCACCCGGCGCCCGCCGGGCGCCCGCGGGCGCGGCCGTCCGGAAAACCGGAGCGGAATGTCCGGTCGGCGGCGTTCGCGCCGGATCTTCTCATCCGCCTTTCACCGATGCCTCATACGGTGGGGGCATGACGCAGGTGACTCCTCCCGGGTGGTACCCCGACCCCGGGCAGACGAATGACGGTCCGCCCGCCGAGCGCTGGTGGGACGGCACGGCCTGGACGGACCGGACCCGCCCCGCCGGCTCGGCCGCCGCGTGGGGTCCCCCGGCACAGCCGGCGCCCCCGCCGTACGCGGCACCCCCGGCGTACGCGGCACAGCCGGCGCCCCCGCCGTACGCGGCGTTCCCGGGCCATCCGGGGTATCCCGCGCAGCCGCCGGCCGCGCCCCGGCGCGGTCTGCGCACGGGCATAGCCGTCGCGGCGGCGGCCGCGGTCCTGGCGTGCATCGTGGTCGGCGCGTACGCGCTGTCGAAGGACGACGGCGGCAGCGGCGACCGCGCCGGTTCGCAGCAGGGCCCGGGCTGGCGGAGCGGCGGCCAGGAGGGATCCGGCGGCCTGCCCGGCGGGCCGGGGGGCTCCGGCGGTTCCGGTGCACCGGACGGGTCCGGCGGTCCGGACGGGTCGCCGGCGCCGGGGCGGTCCGCGGCGCCGAAGGTCGAGGGCGGCGGGAGGGTGCCGGACCCGGTCAACGGGATCAGCCTGCCCGTGCCGGACGGCTGGACGGGACAGTCACTCGGCGTCGGCGCGCAGGTGACCGCCGACGACAGCTACAAGTGCCCCGGCGACACCTCGCAGACCTGCACCCCGGGCGGCGCGTACTCGGCGCCGGCCGCGGCGCTGGGCACCAAGGGCGGCACGGCCGAGGCGGTCGCGAAGGCGGACATCGCGGCCAACGCCAAGGAGTCCTACGGCGGCGCCACCTACGGCGGCATCACCTCGCACCGGGTGCTGGCCGCCGAGACGGTGACGGTGGCCGGGCAGAAGGGCTACCTGGTGCGCTGGAAGGCGGTCACCGGCAAGGGCGCCGACGGCTACGTCGAGTCGGTCGCGTTCCCCGCGCCGAACGACGCCGGGCAGATGGTCGTGGTGCGCTTCGGCGTGGACGTCGGGCAGGAGGTGTCCGTCATCGACCGGATCCTCAAGGGCATCAAGGTCTCGTCCGGCGGCGGCAGCGGCCAGGACGTCTGACGCGGACCGGCCGGGCGGGGCGCCCCTCCGCTCAAGGGGAGCCCCGCCCGGCCGGGGTGCGCGCCGCCCCCGTCCCCACGGTGCGGCGCGGACAGGCCACCGTTCAGTCATCCCGTGAACGGCGGCCTGGGTCTCATGCCAGGCCCAGTGCGGGCAGCACCGCGGCCTCCACGAAGCGCTCCAGGTAGCCGGAGTCGGCGTACCGGCCGCACAGCACCGGCCGGAAGCGCAGGACGCCGAACAGCATCGCCGGGATGTACTCGAGCGCGGGATGGCCGGCCGGCACCTCCCCCCGCGCGACGCCCCGCTCCAGCATCTCCTGGAGCGCGGCGATCTCGGGCAGCACGAGTGCCTCGCGCAGCGCCTGCGCCAGTTCGTGGTCGTCCGTGACCGCGTGCCCGAGCGCCTGCAGCAGCCGGGTGTCCTTGCCGGACCAGTCACCCGCGGCCCGCGCGGCCTGGCGCAGGTCCTCGGCGAGGGAGCCGGTGTCGATGCCCGCGAAGCGCACCCGGCGGTTGGCGCGCAGTGCCGCCGCGACGAACTGGGGCTTGGTCTTCCACTGCCGGTAGAGCGTGGACTTGCTGCACCGGGTGCTGGCGGCGACGCCCTCCATGGTCACGGAGTCGTAGCCGCACTCACGGATCTGTTCCAGCACGGCGTCGAAGAACTCCCGCTCACGCTCGGGCGTGATCTTGGAGCGGCGCGAGGCGGCGACCGTCTCCGGTCCGTCCGCGGCCTGCGACGTCATGCGTGGTTCTCCTCACTCGTGCGTACGGCCCGCCCCGGCACGCTCCCCGGCGGGGCGCCGCGGGACCGGCTGCCCGGCGTGTCCGTCGATCGATACGCCAGTGTACCGGTACCCAACCGTATCGGTACACTGGCGTATCGATACGCAGAAGTATCGCTGAGTTCCGGACCCCGGTCCGGGTCCCGGCACGTACCACCCACGCACCACTGCCAGCGAAGGGGCCGGGGGATGAATGCCCGAACCGAGCCTGTAGAAACCGAGCCGGACGCGATGACGGCGCGCCCGCCCCTCCTGCGCGAGTTCCTGCTCGTCGCGGGGCTCTTCCTCGTCTACAAGCTCGGGCGGCAGCTGGCCGGCGGACGCAACCCCGGAGCCTTCCGCAACGCGCGGCGCGTGTGGCACTTCGAACGGGCCGCGCACCTGCCCCGCGAGACGGCCGTGCAGTCCGCGCTGCTGCACGGCGACGCCCTCGCACACCTGGCGAACACCTATTACGCGGTGGTCCACTTCCCGGCCACGGTCGCCTTCCTGGTCTGGCTGTACGTGCGGCGGCCCGCCCACTACGTGTGGGCCCGCCGGGTGCTGGCCGCGGTGACCGGCGCGGCCCTGGTGCTGCCGTTCACGTTCCCGCTGGCCCCGCCGCGGATGCTGGCCGGCACCGGTCTGGTGGACACCGCCCGCCTCTACGGCCCCTCCGTGTACGGCCCGCCCGCCGGCGACCACCTGTCCAACCAGTTCGCGGCGATGCCGTCGCTGCACTTCGGCTGGGCGCTGATGGTGGCGACCGGCCTCGTCGCGGCCACCCGGTCGCGGTGGCGGTGGCTGTGGCTGCTGCACCCGCTGCTCACCCTGCTGGTGATCGTGGGCACGGCCAACCACTACTGGCTCGACGCGCTGGTGGCGACGGCCATGCTCGGCGTCGCGCTCGCGGTCGTCCACCCGCCGCGCCGCGCCGCCACCACGGCGGCACGCGGCACCCGGCGGCCGGCCCCGCGCGAGGGCGTCCTGGTCGGAGCGGGCCGGTGAACGCCGCCGAGCTGGTCGCCGTCGGCCTGTCGCTGGTCTCGGCCGTCGCCTACGCCGCGGCCGCCGTCGCCCAGGAACGCCTCGCCTCCCGCACCTCCGGCGCGGGCCTGGTGCGGCTGCTCGGCACCGGTGCCTGGTGGTCGGCGGTCGGGCTGAACGCGGCCGCCGCCCTGCTGCACGTCGTGGCCCTGAAGTACGGCCCGCTGACCGTCGTGCAGCCGCTGGGCGCGCTCACCCTCGTCGCGGCCGTGCCGCTCGGGGCGCGGGCGGCCGGGCGGCGGGTCAGCGCGGCGGAGTGGCACGGGACGGCCCTGACGCTGCTCGGCCTCGGGGCGCTGCTGGCCGCCGCGTCGGGTCCGGCGCCCGAGCGGGTGCTGAGCCTGACCGGAGCGCTGGCGGTGGCCGGCGCGACCGCCGCCGTGATCGGCCTGCTGGCCCGGCCCGGCGCCCGGCCGGGCCTGCGGCACGCGACGGCCTCCGGGTTCGCCTCGGGCGTCGCCTCCGCCCTCACCCAGACGGTGACGGTGGCGGTCACGGGCCGCACGGGGCCGGTGCCGGGCGTCGAGGTGGTCGTGGTCGCCGTGCTCGTCGCCGCGTTCGCCGCCGGCGGGCTGCTGCTGGCGCAGACGGCCTACCGCGGCGGTCTCGGCGCCCCGCTGGCCGTGGTCACCCTGGCCAATCCGGTGGCCGCCGCGGCCATCGGCCTCACCCTGCTCGGACAGGGCCTGCGGGGCGGGGCCGGCGGGGTGCTGCTGGCGCTGGGCGGGGCGGGCCTCGCCGCCCGGGGCGTGGTCCTGCTGACCCGCGCCGCCGCCCCGGCCGCGCCCGGGGACGAGGAGCACCCGGTGGCCGCGGTGCTGGCACTGGAGCCGGACACGGCCACGGCGGAACCGGTCCTGGTGCCGCGCCGGCCGGAGCAGCCGGGACACCTCAGCGCGCTCTAGCGGGGGCCCGGCGCGGCGGCGGCCGGCGCGCGCGGGACGTGCCGCGTGCGCCGGCCGCCGTGGCCGTGCCCGTGGGCCGGGTGGGCTCAGCCCAGGCCCCGCGAGTCCTGCTTGAGGGCGGTGTCGACGGTCAGGGCCGTCGCCACGACGAGGCTCAGCAGCGGCTCGGGCAGCTGGTAGTGGATCTGCAGGACGTAGTTGTCCGCGGTCGTGAAGAGCGTCTTGGCGAGGCCCTCCCAGGTCTTGGTGATCCGGGCGACCTCGTTGTCCGCGTGGTCGGTGATCGAGAAGTTCCACGCCCGCCAGTTCTCCGCCCTGATCGCGCCGACCTTCTGGCCGTTCACGTTCATCGCGAAGTTGATCTTCCCGATCATGTTCTGCTGGACGATCTCACCGACCGGGGAGCCGTCCGGGCGGGTCACGACCACCCGGGACTTGAATATCTTCGCGGGCCGGGTCAGCACCAGCTGCGGCTGCCCGTGGGCGTCGCGGATCTCCAGCCTGTGGGTCATGAACTGGTCGATGCTGGAGACGAGGCGCAGGATCTTCTTCAGCGCGTTCTGCCCGACCTCGGTGACCGAGCCGATCTCACGCCCGTTCTGATCCATGACCTTGTACTCGTTGGTCAGTTCGATCAGCTTGGCCTTCTGGTTCACGACCAGGACCGGCTCGGTGAAGAGGGTGCCCCCGCCCGGGCCGCCGGCCGCGACGCCGGCCTGCTGCCGCACCTGGCGCTGCACCTTGGCGTCGGCGCCCTGCTGCTGGGGGATCTGCACGGCGGCCGGCGGCGGCGGAGCCTGTACGGCGGCCTGCTGGGCCGGGTTGGTGTGGTCGGTCCACTGCGCGCCGTCCCAGTAGCGGAGCGTCTGGGCCGCCCCGTGCGGATCGGGGTACCAGCCTGCAGGAGTGTTCGATTGCGTGGTCACCGGGGCACACTATCCTGCCATGGCCGGTACCTGACCAGTCCGCACGGAGCGGTTCTCACCGCGCGTTCACCGCGTGGCGATGGCCGGGTCGCTCACACCGGGGAGCCCGTTCTCGACGTGGCCGGCGAAGCCGCGCAGGAACGCCGGGTCGGTGTCCGAGGTGACCGTGAGGTCGTACCAGCGCCTGCTGGCCGCGAGGCGGACGGTGTGCCGCACGGTGGCCCCGGGCCGTACGGTGACGGTGACCGGGCCGCCGCCGTAGCCGTCGGCCAGCTTCAGCCGCGCCGTCGCCGGGCCCCCGTTGGTGAGGACGAGTTCGACGTCGTCGCCGGTGTACCGGGCGGTGACCTCCGGACCGGCGGTCCCGCCGCGGCCCTTGAACAGGCGCAGGAAGCCGTTCGGGCCGTGCACGGCGAGGTCGTGGGAGCCGTTCGAGTGGCGGGCGTCCCAGGTGTCGGAGAGCGTCCTGCCGGCCTGCGTGGTGTAGGTCCAGGGACCGTCGGCACGGTTGCCGGAGGTGACGAGGAAGGCCGCGCCCGCCCGTGCGCCGGAGGCGAAGGTGAGCGTGAGCGTCCCGGCCGCGGCGTCCGCCGAACCGTCCACCACCGGCGCGTACTTCAGGGGGCGGGTGGGCCGGCTGCCGCGCTCCTGCACGGGCAGGGCCGGGTGCGCGGGCGGGGTGGGCACGTAGTCGGGGTGACGGTCGCGGTCCGGCGGCCGGTAGCCGGCCGTGGACGGCAGCGCGACCGGCGCGGTGTCCTTGCGGGAGAAGTCGAAGGCGCCGGTCAGGTCGCCGCAGACCGCCCGGCGCCAGGGCGAGATGTTGGGTTCCACGACGCCGAAGCGGCGCTCGATGAAGCGGATGACCGAGGTGTGGTCGAAGGTCTCGGAGCAGACGTACCCGCCCCTGCTCCACGGGGAGACGACGAGCATGGGGACCCGCTGTCCGAGCCCGTAGGGGCCGGCGACGTGGCCGCCGTCGCCCGTGAAGAGGTCGGGCCCGGGGTCCGCCGTCGACCTGCCCTGTGCGGCGGAGGCCGGCGGGAAGGGCGGGATCACGTGGTCGAAGAAGCCGTCGTTCTCGTCGTAGGTGAGGAAGAGGGCGGTCCGGCCCCACACCGCGGGGTTGGAGGTGAGCGCGTCCAGGACCTGGGAGATGTACCAGGCGCCGTAGTTGGCGGGCCAGTTGGGGTGCTCGGTGAAGGCCTCGGGGGCGACGATCCAGGAGACCTGCGGCAGCGCGCCCGCCTCGACGTCGGCCCTGAGCCGGTCGAAGAGTCCCTCGCCGGCGCGGGCGTCGGTGCCGGTGCGGGCCTTGTCGTACAGCGGGTCACCGGGCCGGGCGGTGCGGTACTGGTCGAAGTAGAGCAGCGAGTTGTCGCCGTAGTTGCCGCGGTAGGCGTCGTTGATCCAGCCCCAGCCGCCGTCCGCGTCCAGGCCGTCGCCGACGTCCTGGTAGACCTTCCAGGAGACGCCGGCCCGCTCCAGGCGCTCGGGGTAGGTCGTCCAGGAGTAGCCGGCCTCGTCGTTGCCGAGGACCGGACCGCCGCCCTTGCCGTCGTTGCCGGTGTACCCCGTCCACAGGTAGTAGCGGTTGGGGTCGGTGGAGCCGATGAACGAGCAGTGGTAGGCGTCGCAGACGGTGAAGGCGTCGGCGAGCGCGTAGTGGAACGGGATGTCCTCGCGGGTCAGGTACGCCATCGTCGTCGACGACTTGGCGGGCACCCAGGAGTCGTACCGGCCGCCGTTGAAGGCGGCGTGCCCGTCGTTCCAGCCGTGCGGGAGGTCCTGGACGAAGGCGAGGCCCAGGTCGTCGGCGTCCGGCCGGAAGGGCAGGACGTCCCTCGTGCCGTCGGACTGCTTCCAGACGGACCTGCCGTTCTGCGTGACCGCACGCGGGTCGCCGAAGCCGCGGACGCCTCGGAGTGAACCGAAGTAGTGGTCGAACGAACGGTTCTCCTGCATGAGGACGACGATGTGCTCGACGTCCTCGACCGATCCGGTGCGGTGGTGGGCGGGCAGGGCGGCCGCGCGCTGGATGCTGCTGGACAGCGCCGTGAACGCGGTCGTGGCGCCCGCGAGCTGGAGGAAACGCCGCCGGTTGACTTCGGGCATGGGTGAGGGACCTCTCCTGTGACGTGCGCGGCCCTCGTCAGTTGACGGGATCTGCGCGCAGCGAGTGTTCCAAGAGCAGCGAACGTCGGGGAAGGGTGAGGTGGCGCCCGCGTGAAACCCGGCGGTCCGTGAGGTGCCCGCGGCCACCGGC
This is a stretch of genomic DNA from Streptomyces sp. TG1A-8. It encodes these proteins:
- a CDS encoding TetR/AcrR family transcriptional regulator, coding for MTSQAADGPETVAASRRSKITPEREREFFDAVLEQIRECGYDSVTMEGVAASTRCSKSTLYRQWKTKPQFVAAALRANRRVRFAGIDTGSLAEDLRQAARAAGDWSGKDTRLLQALGHAVTDDHELAQALREALVLPEIAALQEMLERGVARGEVPAGHPALEYIPAMLFGVLRFRPVLCGRYADSGYLERFVEAAVLPALGLA
- a CDS encoding phospholipid scramblase-related protein yields the protein MTTQSNTPAGWYPDPHGAAQTLRYWDGAQWTDHTNPAQQAAVQAPPPPAAVQIPQQQGADAKVQRQVRQQAGVAAGGPGGGTLFTEPVLVVNQKAKLIELTNEYKVMDQNGREIGSVTEVGQNALKKILRLVSSIDQFMTHRLEIRDAHGQPQLVLTRPAKIFKSRVVVTRPDGSPVGEIVQQNMIGKINFAMNVNGQKVGAIRAENWRAWNFSITDHADNEVARITKTWEGLAKTLFTTADNYVLQIHYQLPEPLLSLVVATALTVDTALKQDSRGLG
- a CDS encoding phosphatase PAP2 family protein; this translates as MNARTEPVETEPDAMTARPPLLREFLLVAGLFLVYKLGRQLAGGRNPGAFRNARRVWHFERAAHLPRETAVQSALLHGDALAHLANTYYAVVHFPATVAFLVWLYVRRPAHYVWARRVLAAVTGAALVLPFTFPLAPPRMLAGTGLVDTARLYGPSVYGPPAGDHLSNQFAAMPSLHFGWALMVATGLVAATRSRWRWLWLLHPLLTLLVIVGTANHYWLDALVATAMLGVALAVVHPPRRAATTAARGTRRPAPREGVLVGAGR
- a CDS encoding DUF2510 domain-containing protein produces the protein MTQVTPPGWYPDPGQTNDGPPAERWWDGTAWTDRTRPAGSAAAWGPPAQPAPPPYAAPPAYAAQPAPPPYAAFPGHPGYPAQPPAAPRRGLRTGIAVAAAAAVLACIVVGAYALSKDDGGSGDRAGSQQGPGWRSGGQEGSGGLPGGPGGSGGSGAPDGSGGPDGSPAPGRSAAPKVEGGGRVPDPVNGISLPVPDGWTGQSLGVGAQVTADDSYKCPGDTSQTCTPGGAYSAPAAALGTKGGTAEAVAKADIAANAKESYGGATYGGITSHRVLAAETVTVAGQKGYLVRWKAVTGKGADGYVESVAFPAPNDAGQMVVVRFGVDVGQEVSVIDRILKGIKVSSGGGSGQDV
- a CDS encoding transposase; translation: MKHCSAGFKAEAVALYEPRPEATVEQVAAGLGIDVETLWNWIRAAGSGRSRGRRPTTPSSAPVVPSALEAEVTARARRAPS
- a CDS encoding LacI family DNA-binding transcriptional regulator, producing the protein MTEAVSRPTLEAVAARAGVSRATASRVVNGGDGVRETLVARVRQAVEELGYVPNQAARSLVTRRHDAIAVVIAEPETRVFADPFFALQLRGISKELTAHDNQLVLLLTEGRDDHARVARYLAGGHVDGALVFSLHLDDPLPGLIQEAGVPTVFGGRPDWGDGTRTPLYVDSDNRGGAREAVRHLVGLGRTRIAHITGPLDQTSAADRLDGYRDVMGDTDPRLVVESDFTPDGGEHAMHALLGRCPDVDAVFAANDLTALGALRALRAHGRRVPEDVAVIGFDDMVPVTEQADPPLTTVRQGIEEMGRLMARLLLRDLAGRARNAATTAPAASVVLPTTLVRRASA
- a CDS encoding phosphocholine-specific phospholipase C, with translation MPEVNRRRFLQLAGATTAFTALSSSIQRAAALPAHHRTGSVEDVEHIVVLMQENRSFDHYFGSLRGVRGFGDPRAVTQNGRSVWKQSDGTRDVLPFRPDADDLGLAFVQDLPHGWNDGHAAFNGGRYDSWVPAKSSTTMAYLTREDIPFHYALADAFTVCDAYHCSFIGSTDPNRYYLWTGYTGNDGKGGGPVLGNDEAGYSWTTYPERLERAGVSWKVYQDVGDGLDADGGWGWINDAYRGNYGDNSLLYFDQYRTARPGDPLYDKARTGTDARAGEGLFDRLRADVEAGALPQVSWIVAPEAFTEHPNWPANYGAWYISQVLDALTSNPAVWGRTALFLTYDENDGFFDHVIPPFPPASAAQGRSTADPGPDLFTGDGGHVAGPYGLGQRVPMLVVSPWSRGGYVCSETFDHTSVIRFIERRFGVVEPNISPWRRAVCGDLTGAFDFSRKDTAPVALPSTAGYRPPDRDRHPDYVPTPPAHPALPVQERGSRPTRPLKYAPVVDGSADAAAGTLTLTFASGARAGAAFLVTSGNRADGPWTYTTQAGRTLSDTWDARHSNGSHDLAVHGPNGFLRLFKGRGGTAGPEVTARYTGDDVELVLTNGGPATARLKLADGYGGGPVTVTVRPGATVRHTVRLAASRRWYDLTVTSDTDPAFLRGFAGHVENGLPGVSDPAIATR
- a CDS encoding zinc-dependent alcohol dehydrogenase; the protein is MKAVTWQGKRDVRVEDVPDPRIEEPTDAVIRITSTGLCGSDLHLYEVLTPFMTPGDILGHEPMGIVEEVGSEVTNLRPGDRVVVPFQIACGHCFMCSAGLPTQCETTQVTGEHMGAALFGYTRLYGAVPGAQAQYLRVPQAQFGPIKVPEGPPDDRFVYLSDVLPTAWQAVEYAAVPPGGSLAVLGLGPIGEMACRVALARGVEQVFGIDLVPERLARANRRGVRTYDLRAFDDDKALVNAIRDATGGRGPDSVIDAVGTEAHGSAVAKLAQQATSIMPRQLSAPFAERFSIDRLAALYTAIELVRRGGTISLSGVYGGMADPMPMLTLFDKQIQLRMGQANVRRWSDEIMPYLTEEDPLGVEDFATHRLPLAEAPRAYEMFQRKQDGAIKVLLEP